In Topomyia yanbarensis strain Yona2022 chromosome 2, ASM3024719v1, whole genome shotgun sequence, one DNA window encodes the following:
- the LOC131681585 gene encoding phosphatidylcholine:ceramide cholinephosphotransferase 1-like isoform X1, giving the protein MSSNYVHKVKKGIHKVIYDKLYFNCSTFRKMHYEEVPGVYDTNYNGNHSYHQQHPQVDSLGSPGSDAVMIKIDVPVPLRDEQRFPKEVWKTVLALFMLACNFLLATVSLAMVHDRVPDREHYGPLPDVVLDNMKSLEWALDVSEVLIMVVVNSCVLLITFHKHRFIVMRRIFLLMSILYFMRSITMYVTVLPVPSATYYCSPKANETTPLVIIKRAFQLVSGFGLSINGKHTYCGDYIYSGHTVTLVMGYLIIAEYSPKKFWIIHWAAWCASVTGVSMVLLAHGHYTVDVLIAYYVTTRLFWTYHTLANNSLLLKQNGSNYIGREWWFFIFRYFERNVRGPVPLQYDCPLPIPWTKKIPKLPGRES; this is encoded by the exons GAAGTCCCTGGTGTCTACGATACCAACTATAACGGTAATCATTCCTACCACCAGCAGCATCCACAAGTAGACAGCCTCGGTAGTCCGGGAAGTGATGCCGTGATGATAAAAATTGACGTTCCAGTACCGCTACGCGATGAACAACGTTTTCCAAAGGAAGTCTGGAAGACGGTTCTAGCGCTGTTCATGCTAGCCTGTAACTTTCTGCTAGCAACGGTTTCACTGGCAATGGTACACGACCGTGTGCCAGACCGAGAACATTACGGACCCTTACCTGATGTGGTTCTAGATAACATGAAATCTCTCGAGTGGGCGTTGGATGTCAGTGAAGTACTCATAATGGTAGTTGTGAATTCGTGTGTCCTATTGATTACTTTTCATAAGCACAG ATTCATCGTGATGCGGCGAATTTTTCTATTGATGTCGATATTATACTTCATGAGGTCAATAACCATGTACGTGACAGTACTACCGGTTCCAAGCGCTACGTACTACTGCAGTCCGAAGGCCAATGAGACGACCCCATTGGTAATCATAAAACGTGCCTTCCAGCTCGTTTCCGGTTTCGGTCTGTCGATCAATGGCAAGCATACGTACTGTGGTGATTACATATACAGCGGCCATACGGTGACGTTGGTGATGGGATATTTGATTATCGCTGAGT ATTCACCAAAGAAATTTTGGATTATACATTGGGCTGCGTGGTGTGCTAGTGTGACCGGTGTTTCAATGGTTTTACTTGCACACGGTCACTATACTGTGGATGTGCTGATAGCATACTACGTGACAACTCGACTGTTCTGGACCTACCATACGTTGGCTAACAACAGTCTTCTGCTGAAG CAAAATGGAAGCAACTACATAGGTCGCGAATGGTGGTTCTTCATTTTCCGCTACTTTGAAAGAAACGTCCGAGGTCCGGTGCCACTTCAATACGACTGTCCATTGCCCATTCCTTGGACAAAGAAGATCCCAAAGTTGCCAGGACGAGAAAGTTGA
- the LOC131681585 gene encoding phosphatidylcholine:ceramide cholinephosphotransferase 1-like isoform X3, with translation MENNTKNEVPGVYDTNYNGNHSYHQQHPQVDSLGSPGSDAVMIKIDVPVPLRDEQRFPKEVWKTVLALFMLACNFLLATVSLAMVHDRVPDREHYGPLPDVVLDNMKSLEWALDVSEVLIMVVVNSCVLLITFHKHRFIVMRRIFLLMSILYFMRSITMYVTVLPVPSATYYCSPKANETTPLVIIKRAFQLVSGFGLSINGKHTYCGDYIYSGHTVTLVMGYLIIAEYSPKKFWIIHWAAWCASVTGVSMVLLAHGHYTVDVLIAYYVTTRLFWTYHTLANNSLLLKQNGSNYIGREWWFFIFRYFERNVRGPVPLQYDCPLPIPWTKKIPKLPGRES, from the exons GAAGTCCCTGGTGTCTACGATACCAACTATAACGGTAATCATTCCTACCACCAGCAGCATCCACAAGTAGACAGCCTCGGTAGTCCGGGAAGTGATGCCGTGATGATAAAAATTGACGTTCCAGTACCGCTACGCGATGAACAACGTTTTCCAAAGGAAGTCTGGAAGACGGTTCTAGCGCTGTTCATGCTAGCCTGTAACTTTCTGCTAGCAACGGTTTCACTGGCAATGGTACACGACCGTGTGCCAGACCGAGAACATTACGGACCCTTACCTGATGTGGTTCTAGATAACATGAAATCTCTCGAGTGGGCGTTGGATGTCAGTGAAGTACTCATAATGGTAGTTGTGAATTCGTGTGTCCTATTGATTACTTTTCATAAGCACAG ATTCATCGTGATGCGGCGAATTTTTCTATTGATGTCGATATTATACTTCATGAGGTCAATAACCATGTACGTGACAGTACTACCGGTTCCAAGCGCTACGTACTACTGCAGTCCGAAGGCCAATGAGACGACCCCATTGGTAATCATAAAACGTGCCTTCCAGCTCGTTTCCGGTTTCGGTCTGTCGATCAATGGCAAGCATACGTACTGTGGTGATTACATATACAGCGGCCATACGGTGACGTTGGTGATGGGATATTTGATTATCGCTGAGT ATTCACCAAAGAAATTTTGGATTATACATTGGGCTGCGTGGTGTGCTAGTGTGACCGGTGTTTCAATGGTTTTACTTGCACACGGTCACTATACTGTGGATGTGCTGATAGCATACTACGTGACAACTCGACTGTTCTGGACCTACCATACGTTGGCTAACAACAGTCTTCTGCTGAAG CAAAATGGAAGCAACTACATAGGTCGCGAATGGTGGTTCTTCATTTTCCGCTACTTTGAAAGAAACGTCCGAGGTCCGGTGCCACTTCAATACGACTGTCCATTGCCCATTCCTTGGACAAAGAAGATCCCAAAGTTGCCAGGACGAGAAAGTTGA
- the LOC131681585 gene encoding phosphatidylcholine:ceramide cholinephosphotransferase 1-like isoform X2 has translation MKFTARYYWPATGLDGYRLVNYVMCKEVPGVYDTNYNGNHSYHQQHPQVDSLGSPGSDAVMIKIDVPVPLRDEQRFPKEVWKTVLALFMLACNFLLATVSLAMVHDRVPDREHYGPLPDVVLDNMKSLEWALDVSEVLIMVVVNSCVLLITFHKHRFIVMRRIFLLMSILYFMRSITMYVTVLPVPSATYYCSPKANETTPLVIIKRAFQLVSGFGLSINGKHTYCGDYIYSGHTVTLVMGYLIIAEYSPKKFWIIHWAAWCASVTGVSMVLLAHGHYTVDVLIAYYVTTRLFWTYHTLANNSLLLKQNGSNYIGREWWFFIFRYFERNVRGPVPLQYDCPLPIPWTKKIPKLPGRES, from the exons GAAGTCCCTGGTGTCTACGATACCAACTATAACGGTAATCATTCCTACCACCAGCAGCATCCACAAGTAGACAGCCTCGGTAGTCCGGGAAGTGATGCCGTGATGATAAAAATTGACGTTCCAGTACCGCTACGCGATGAACAACGTTTTCCAAAGGAAGTCTGGAAGACGGTTCTAGCGCTGTTCATGCTAGCCTGTAACTTTCTGCTAGCAACGGTTTCACTGGCAATGGTACACGACCGTGTGCCAGACCGAGAACATTACGGACCCTTACCTGATGTGGTTCTAGATAACATGAAATCTCTCGAGTGGGCGTTGGATGTCAGTGAAGTACTCATAATGGTAGTTGTGAATTCGTGTGTCCTATTGATTACTTTTCATAAGCACAG ATTCATCGTGATGCGGCGAATTTTTCTATTGATGTCGATATTATACTTCATGAGGTCAATAACCATGTACGTGACAGTACTACCGGTTCCAAGCGCTACGTACTACTGCAGTCCGAAGGCCAATGAGACGACCCCATTGGTAATCATAAAACGTGCCTTCCAGCTCGTTTCCGGTTTCGGTCTGTCGATCAATGGCAAGCATACGTACTGTGGTGATTACATATACAGCGGCCATACGGTGACGTTGGTGATGGGATATTTGATTATCGCTGAGT ATTCACCAAAGAAATTTTGGATTATACATTGGGCTGCGTGGTGTGCTAGTGTGACCGGTGTTTCAATGGTTTTACTTGCACACGGTCACTATACTGTGGATGTGCTGATAGCATACTACGTGACAACTCGACTGTTCTGGACCTACCATACGTTGGCTAACAACAGTCTTCTGCTGAAG CAAAATGGAAGCAACTACATAGGTCGCGAATGGTGGTTCTTCATTTTCCGCTACTTTGAAAGAAACGTCCGAGGTCCGGTGCCACTTCAATACGACTGTCCATTGCCCATTCCTTGGACAAAGAAGATCCCAAAGTTGCCAGGACGAGAAAGTTGA